A single Ignavibacteriales bacterium DNA region contains:
- a CDS encoding T9SS type A sorting domain-containing protein has product MKKLVLFLFLTAGMLQAQFVDWQWLHPKPHGNHLNDAVILSGGKILTFSDAGIVSISTDGGSSWTLLRPDTVAGNRSIYEADFVNDNVGYAVGTAGLAMKTTDGGATWAQLTTNLTSNIWYVDFVNENLGYIGGSSGKLLKTTDGGATWSEQVIGGTTSVLVYKIHALNADTVYAGTGSATPGRLIRTTDGGATWSAVSGYTATGTVRAIYFVNPQIGFVGDALYAINKTTDGGATWSPVDYGTGTFYEIKFATDSLGFAAGADGNVYVTTDQGTVWTPSFIGAAPTSNVYGLALGGNLAAGPKSAVSVLAVCEAGLAVLSNNSGATWNILGTSLNREELREIAFVNDQFGFATGGSGTAGDSLGVVFVTNDGGMNWTQLPFNPKFRVYSGNFLNTQTGYVSTRGNSGVFKTTDGGTTWTQQTLPITSTTTVINTTQFWDEMTGYVATSGGDILKTTDGGATWTALPDPHGTTAIYDIELFSASDLIATGTSGKTYRSTDGGATWVNLNPTTTTLYAMDFPSPQFGYLVGSSGRIVMTSNGGTTWTTQTSNSTATLYTVKFFNDSVGFVLGSVGEVLFTSDAGTTWIPYTQAPSNATFYSADIRNGGLYAVGSRANIIKGLFSGNIPVELTSFTASAADGKVILDWTTATETNNARFEIQRRSGNEEWSVIGSVRGSGTTVSAKAYRFTDNSAVNGIYSYRLKQIDFDGSYEFSQVIEVNVGMPSEFALYQNYPNPFNPSTMISFALPQSDNISLKVYDILGNEVAVLLSGKLDAGNHTVEFNAAGLSSGIYLYKLQNSAGNALYGKMNLMK; this is encoded by the coding sequence ATGAAAAAACTTGTTCTTTTTCTTTTCTTAACCGCGGGAATGCTTCAGGCCCAGTTCGTTGACTGGCAGTGGCTGCATCCCAAACCGCACGGAAATCACCTGAATGACGCGGTGATACTGAGCGGAGGCAAAATACTCACCTTTAGTGACGCAGGCATTGTCAGTATCTCCACTGACGGAGGAAGCAGCTGGACACTGCTCAGACCGGACACCGTTGCCGGAAACAGAAGTATCTATGAAGCAGACTTCGTAAATGACAATGTCGGGTATGCAGTCGGTACTGCAGGTCTCGCCATGAAAACTACGGACGGAGGTGCAACCTGGGCGCAGCTTACCACTAATCTGACCTCAAATATCTGGTATGTTGACTTCGTTAACGAAAACCTTGGATATATCGGAGGTTCAAGCGGAAAACTTCTTAAAACTACCGACGGCGGTGCTACCTGGAGCGAACAGGTTATCGGCGGCACAACTTCTGTACTGGTATATAAAATCCACGCTCTGAATGCTGATACCGTTTATGCCGGTACTGGCTCGGCAACTCCCGGCCGGCTCATCCGCACCACAGATGGCGGCGCTACCTGGAGCGCAGTTTCCGGATATACAGCTACCGGTACCGTTCGTGCCATCTATTTTGTAAATCCGCAGATTGGATTTGTTGGTGATGCACTCTATGCGATCAACAAAACCACGGATGGCGGTGCTACCTGGTCTCCTGTGGATTACGGAACAGGTACCTTTTATGAAATCAAATTTGCAACAGATAGTCTTGGATTCGCGGCAGGAGCTGACGGTAATGTTTATGTAACAACCGACCAGGGAACAGTCTGGACCCCCAGTTTCATTGGTGCGGCTCCTACATCAAACGTTTATGGTCTTGCACTTGGCGGAAATCTTGCAGCCGGACCAAAATCAGCGGTATCGGTGCTTGCAGTCTGCGAGGCCGGTCTTGCAGTGCTTTCTAATAACTCCGGCGCAACATGGAATATACTCGGAACTTCTCTTAACCGTGAAGAACTGCGGGAAATCGCTTTCGTAAATGATCAGTTCGGTTTTGCAACCGGCGGTTCAGGTACTGCTGGTGACAGTCTTGGTGTTGTTTTTGTGACCAACGATGGCGGTATGAACTGGACGCAGCTTCCTTTTAATCCAAAGTTCCGGGTATACAGCGGAAACTTCCTTAATACACAGACAGGGTATGTTTCCACACGGGGAAATTCAGGCGTGTTTAAAACCACGGATGGCGGTACAACCTGGACCCAGCAGACTCTCCCCATTACCAGCACGACCACGGTTATAAATACTACACAATTCTGGGATGAAATGACCGGATATGTTGCCACTTCCGGCGGTGATATACTGAAGACCACTGATGGAGGCGCTACCTGGACAGCACTCCCTGATCCTCACGGTACTACCGCTATATACGACATTGAACTCTTCAGCGCTTCTGATCTAATTGCAACCGGAACAAGCGGAAAAACATACCGCTCTACAGACGGCGGAGCAACCTGGGTTAACCTGAACCCCACAACAACAACGCTCTATGCAATGGATTTCCCCTCCCCGCAGTTTGGTTATCTGGTCGGCTCTTCCGGAAGAATTGTCATGACCAGCAACGGCGGTACAACCTGGACGACCCAGACTTCAAATTCCACTGCGACTCTTTACACGGTGAAGTTCTTTAATGACAGTGTCGGATTTGTTCTCGGTTCGGTTGGTGAAGTCCTCTTCACTTCGGATGCAGGTACCACCTGGATACCATATACGCAAGCCCCGTCAAATGCAACATTTTATTCAGCAGACATCCGCAATGGCGGACTGTATGCAGTAGGCTCCCGTGCAAATATTATTAAAGGACTGTTCAGCGGAAATATTCCGGTTGAGCTGACTTCGTTTACGGCGTCGGCTGCTGATGGTAAAGTTATTCTCGACTGGACAACTGCCACCGAAACAAACAACGCCCGTTTTGAAATTCAGCGCAGAAGCGGAAATGAAGAGTGGTCAGTTATTGGTTCAGTCCGCGGTTCAGGAACAACGGTATCCGCAAAAGCGTACCGTTTTACCGATAACAGCGCGGTGAATGGTATATATTCTTACCGCCTGAAACAAATTGACTTTGACGGAAGTTATGAGTTTTCTCAGGTAATTGAGGTGAATGTCGGAATGCCGTCTGAATTTGCTCTCTACCAGAACTATCCGAATCCTTTTAACCCTTCAACGATGATAAGTTTTGCTCTTCCGCAGAGTGATAATATATCTCTGAAGGTTTATGATATCCTGGGTAATGAAGTGGCTGTGCTGCTCTCAGGCAAACTGGATGCCGGAAATCATACGGTTGAGTTTAACGCGGCAGGACTTTCATCCGGAATATATCTCTACAAACTGCAGAATTCTGCGGGTAACGCGCTTTACGGAAAAATGAATCTGATGAAATAA
- a CDS encoding sugar ABC transporter permease, which produces MRTKEAYLFLAPAMVIFGVFLFYPMGKIIYYSFFDYNLLTPAQYSGLDNYLQLFSDEKFLACLGNSFIFILVSPLLVVVSLMLALAVRDGGRGAKFLRLGYFLPVITPVVIAGVIWRWIYSEDTGILNYLLSTIGVNPVAWLSEYPTNIISVMILTVWRGFGYYMMIFLAGLAVIPAELEEAAKIDGAGRFQRVRMILIPLLLPSILFIMVISTASAVRIFTEQYILLPGVPMDNKAVVSFLFNEAFEQFRFGYASAAGVVLFIVTLGISWLNIKMLERPE; this is translated from the coding sequence ATGAGAACTAAAGAAGCGTATCTCTTTCTTGCTCCGGCAATGGTCATCTTTGGTGTCTTTCTTTTTTATCCGATGGGTAAGATTATCTATTACAGCTTTTTTGATTACAATTTACTGACTCCCGCACAGTACAGCGGTCTTGACAATTATCTGCAGCTGTTCAGTGATGAAAAGTTTCTGGCATGCCTTGGCAATTCATTCATCTTCATTCTTGTTTCTCCGCTCCTGGTAGTTGTATCACTCATGCTTGCACTTGCCGTGCGTGACGGAGGAAGAGGGGCAAAGTTTCTGCGTCTGGGTTATTTTCTGCCTGTAATCACTCCGGTTGTCATTGCGGGAGTTATCTGGAGATGGATATACTCCGAAGATACAGGAATTCTTAATTACCTTCTCAGCACCATAGGAGTCAATCCTGTAGCATGGCTTTCAGAATATCCGACCAACATTATATCCGTTATGATCCTCACTGTCTGGCGGGGGTTTGGTTATTATATGATGATTTTTCTGGCAGGGCTGGCAGTTATTCCCGCCGAACTTGAAGAGGCAGCAAAGATTGACGGTGCAGGAAGATTTCAGCGGGTGCGGATGATACTGATTCCCCTGCTGCTCCCTTCGATTCTGTTTATCATGGTTATCTCAACCGCTTCGGCTGTCAGGATTTTCACTGAGCAGTATATACTCCTCCCCGGTGTGCCGATGGACAATAAAGCAGTGGTATCGTTCCTGTTTAATGAAGCCTTTGAGCAGTTCCGGTTTGGATATGCATCTGCGGCGGGAGTGGTTCTGTTCATTGTCACCCTTGGCATCTCCTGGCTGAACATCAAAATGCTTGAGAGGCCGGAATGA
- a CDS encoding YIP1 family protein, which translates to MEEQNNSQPVVTEEEPQGTPPQHVDLAAGVFTEPRSVFDTLVKFPLRTSDWLIPLAVIILLSIASSYILFTNPVIVMEVRDKQMKQTEKTLDEMVKSGQLTESQKEEQMDAASERIKAIGTPNATLFQSLMILIFGSVIYFLIAAVYFGIARFFFAAEGEYRGVLVASSLSSYISAVSIILIAIASMLLDRTFTDLSVATLAGMDRQTWAGFIASRLDIFTIASYFVFAVGLSRVMFQKEKEKTYLIMVFSLWLGFTTVWFLLTSYVPFFRMFAQ; encoded by the coding sequence ATGGAAGAACAGAATAACAGTCAGCCCGTCGTAACAGAAGAAGAACCGCAGGGAACCCCGCCTCAGCATGTTGACCTGGCAGCGGGTGTTTTTACCGAACCCCGGTCGGTTTTTGATACTCTGGTTAAATTCCCCCTCAGAACCTCCGACTGGCTTATCCCTCTGGCGGTAATCATTCTCCTCAGTATTGCTTCATCGTATATCCTCTTCACCAATCCGGTAATTGTTATGGAAGTGCGGGACAAGCAGATGAAACAGACGGAAAAAACACTTGACGAAATGGTGAAATCAGGTCAGCTCACGGAATCCCAGAAGGAAGAGCAGATGGATGCCGCCAGTGAGCGGATAAAAGCAATAGGAACCCCGAATGCTACCCTGTTTCAGAGTCTGATGATTCTTATCTTCGGAAGTGTGATTTATTTCCTGATCGCGGCGGTTTATTTTGGCATCGCCAGATTCTTTTTTGCCGCGGAAGGGGAATACCGGGGAGTGCTGGTTGCCAGCTCCCTTTCCTCCTATATCAGTGCGGTTTCCATTATTCTGATTGCAATCGCCTCCATGCTTTTGGACAGGACGTTTACCGATCTTTCCGTAGCTACACTTGCCGGAATGGACCGGCAGACCTGGGCCGGCTTTATTGCCTCAAGGCTTGATATTTTTACCATTGCCTCCTATTTTGTATTCGCGGTCGGCCTCAGCAGGGTAATGTTTCAGAAAGAAAAAGAAAAGACGTATCTGATAATGGTGTTCAGCTTGTGGCTTGGATTCACTACAGTCTGGTTTCTGCTGACCAGCTATGTGCCGTTTTTCAGGATGTTTGCTCAGTAA
- a CDS encoding T9SS type A sorting domain-containing protein, producing the protein MKKYLLVVLILISCTSFAQLTEPLPIKHPTIRADFRFYKYTGNKLWTIGYNFAIRSFIGRSTDQGDTWQIDYPSIFKPNDNINALAFPTETTGYVGGSNGVIYKTTTSGTIWTEVTDTNVYMGGINDIHFFDEQNGLVAGSNSKGFYMIRTTNGGQTWTGVTTPTTSTCYQFYFDTPLNGWITTGSGRFMRTTDGGATWTVATVTGTTSTIYSIRKADASTYFMTGTAGQVYRSTDGGVSFASVTSPANLPLYSSEFTDANNGYVFGSNGAAYRTTNGGTNWTLIPELAGEVIRGSIRIGNRILTAGYRSTMHISNDAGQTWTNPTSPYRDFWGIYKESATNYITCGDRGEIHYTTNGGGSWTRVPVRPTTQILYDVVKFGDYIYACGRNGEFHRSSNLGASWSTFYVGSNTTRHYKMYFFNETTGFMVNNDGNIYSTSDRGTTWTSRFIVPSTILYDIKFVNTQLGYTVGSGERIFKTTDGGTTWANGNMVSPPGQLLGLYMLNDTVGYVSGENGAVFRTYDGFQSVFLMTDTVALAGKLMHDVFAYDINNVYAVGQGGTFLRTINASQFGQWGQTLYGEDLIAVDGRGSQGVVVCGADGTVYFHDGILPVELTSFTAKAEKGNVTLEWITSSEVNNRGFAIERSTNGTWTEIGFVSGAGNSAVQNIYSYTDPYAPAGAVQYRLRQMDFSGTYEYSSVIEVNNSNLPDVFALEQNYPNPFNPATTFSFTLAQESNVTLSVFDIQGNKVADVINEKMQAGRYAVDFNASVLSSGVYIYKITAGTFSAVRKMTLLK; encoded by the coding sequence ATGAAAAAGTACCTGCTTGTTGTTTTGATTCTTATTTCATGCACCTCTTTTGCGCAGCTGACCGAGCCTCTGCCAATTAAGCATCCTACCATCCGGGCTGATTTCCGGTTTTACAAGTACACCGGCAATAAACTCTGGACCATAGGATATAATTTCGCGATCAGGTCATTCATAGGCAGGTCCACAGACCAGGGTGATACCTGGCAGATCGACTATCCTTCAATTTTTAAACCGAACGATAATATTAATGCTCTGGCTTTTCCAACTGAGACAACTGGTTATGTCGGCGGATCAAATGGTGTCATTTATAAAACCACCACCAGCGGAACAATATGGACAGAGGTAACTGATACTAATGTCTATATGGGAGGTATTAATGACATTCACTTTTTTGATGAGCAGAATGGTTTAGTGGCAGGATCGAACTCAAAAGGGTTTTATATGATCCGCACCACCAATGGCGGGCAGACATGGACGGGAGTAACCACACCAACTACCTCAACCTGTTATCAGTTTTATTTTGACACTCCGCTGAACGGCTGGATTACCACAGGCTCCGGCAGATTTATGAGAACAACGGACGGCGGAGCCACATGGACCGTGGCAACGGTTACCGGCACCACATCAACCATTTACTCAATCAGAAAAGCAGATGCTTCCACCTATTTTATGACCGGTACTGCCGGACAGGTTTACCGGAGTACCGACGGAGGTGTTTCATTTGCCTCCGTTACATCGCCTGCGAATCTTCCATTGTACTCAAGTGAATTCACTGACGCAAATAACGGATATGTATTCGGATCCAACGGCGCAGCTTACCGCACTACCAACGGCGGCACCAACTGGACTCTGATTCCTGAACTTGCCGGTGAAGTAATCCGTGGTTCGATCAGAATCGGGAACAGGATACTCACGGCAGGCTACCGCAGCACCATGCATATATCAAACGATGCAGGACAGACTTGGACGAACCCGACCAGTCCTTACCGTGATTTCTGGGGAATCTATAAAGAATCCGCGACCAACTATATCACCTGCGGAGACCGCGGTGAGATTCACTATACCACCAACGGCGGAGGCAGCTGGACACGCGTTCCGGTGCGTCCGACAACACAGATACTCTATGACGTGGTAAAGTTCGGCGATTATATCTATGCATGCGGAAGGAACGGAGAATTCCACCGCTCATCAAATCTTGGAGCATCATGGTCAACTTTTTATGTCGGCAGCAATACCACCCGTCATTACAAGATGTATTTCTTTAATGAGACTACCGGCTTCATGGTGAATAATGACGGTAATATCTATTCAACCTCCGACCGGGGAACAACCTGGACTTCACGCTTTATTGTTCCAAGTACTATTCTTTATGATATAAAATTTGTAAACACACAGCTTGGATATACGGTAGGTTCGGGCGAAAGGATTTTTAAAACCACCGACGGCGGCACAACCTGGGCAAACGGGAATATGGTTTCCCCTCCGGGACAGCTTTTGGGCTTATATATGCTTAACGATACTGTAGGATATGTATCCGGTGAAAACGGTGCTGTGTTCAGAACCTATGACGGGTTCCAGTCAGTATTCCTTATGACCGATACTGTAGCACTTGCCGGAAAGCTGATGCATGATGTTTTTGCCTATGACATCAATAACGTTTATGCTGTCGGGCAAGGAGGCACCTTCCTAAGGACTATCAACGCAAGCCAGTTCGGACAGTGGGGTCAGACACTTTACGGAGAAGATCTTATTGCTGTTGACGGCAGAGGCTCTCAGGGCGTAGTAGTCTGCGGCGCTGACGGCACCGTCTATTTCCATGACGGAATACTACCTGTGGAACTAACCTCCTTCACTGCTAAAGCGGAGAAGGGTAACGTTACTCTTGAGTGGATTACTTCTTCCGAAGTAAACAACCGCGGTTTCGCCATTGAAAGAAGCACAAACGGAACCTGGACTGAAATCGGCTTTGTGTCCGGCGCGGGGAACTCCGCCGTGCAGAATATATACAGCTATACTGATCCCTATGCTCCAGCCGGAGCAGTGCAGTACCGGCTGAGACAGATGGATTTCAGCGGAACCTATGAGTATTCGTCCGTTATCGAAGTGAACAACAGCAATCTGCCTGATGTATTTGCATTAGAACAGAATTATCCGAATCCGTTTAACCCGGCAACCACATTCAGTTTCACCCTGGCACAGGAAAGCAATGTGACTCTGAGTGTATTTGACATTCAGGGAAACAAGGTCGCTGATGTGATCAATGAAAAGATGCAGGCCGGCAGATACGCGGTTGATTTTAATGCCTCCGTACTGAGCAGCGGGGTGTATATCTACAAGATAACCGCGGGAACGTTTTCAGCGGTCAGGAAAATGACACTGCTCAAATAG
- a CDS encoding acyl-CoA thioesterase: MTPDPSTELFELPIKIKPEDIDRLNHVNNTVYVRWVQDAAVAHWYHAATKEEAEKYLWVVIRHEIDYKYPAKSGDDIIAKTRVGTSTALAFERLTDIYRSSDNKLLASARTLWCPVDPKSLRPVRVTDETRKRFSVMKSEK, encoded by the coding sequence ATGACTCCCGACCCCTCAACAGAACTCTTTGAGCTTCCGATAAAAATCAAACCTGAAGACATTGACCGGCTCAATCATGTGAACAATACCGTCTATGTCCGATGGGTGCAGGATGCCGCTGTGGCTCACTGGTACCATGCCGCGACAAAGGAAGAAGCAGAAAAATACCTCTGGGTGGTAATCAGGCATGAGATAGATTATAAATATCCGGCAAAGTCAGGGGACGATATCATTGCCAAAACCAGAGTAGGCACGTCAACCGCGCTTGCCTTCGAGCGGCTTACCGATATATACCGTTCATCTGATAACAAACTCCTCGCTTCAGCCCGCACCCTCTGGTGTCCGGTTGATCCCAAATCTCTCAGGCCGGTTAGAGTAACAGATGAAACCAGAAAACGGTTTTCGGTAATGAAGAGTGAAAAATGA
- a CDS encoding carbohydrate ABC transporter permease, which yields MKYIVRILFLLIAVLPFLWLISTSLRSAEEIFRYPPSFLPDAFHWNNYTEVFDAIPFVLYFFNSVIVAVAAVVLNLLLASLAGFALARLQFKGKSFFFLMVLGAMMIPKEITVIPLYTVVLRMGLADTLAGVIIPFAVEGLAVFMMRQAFLAIPKEIEEAAIIEGCSPLMLWWRVMMPMTRPVLATLAIFTFIGTWGDFLWPLIVLRDSDSYTLQIGLNSMLGTFVNNYRLVAAGSVLALIPVIAVFMITQKYFERGILSGAGK from the coding sequence ATGAAGTATATTGTAAGAATCCTTTTTCTGCTGATTGCCGTACTTCCCTTCCTCTGGCTGATCAGCACATCACTAAGAAGCGCGGAAGAAATTTTCCGTTATCCCCCTTCGTTTCTTCCTGATGCGTTTCACTGGAACAATTACACGGAAGTATTTGATGCAATACCTTTCGTGCTTTACTTTTTTAACAGTGTTATTGTTGCAGTTGCAGCAGTAGTACTGAATCTGCTTCTTGCTTCACTCGCGGGATTTGCTCTGGCGCGGCTGCAGTTTAAGGGAAAGAGTTTTTTCTTCCTTATGGTTCTCGGCGCTATGATGATCCCAAAGGAGATAACGGTTATTCCGTTATATACCGTTGTGCTGAGAATGGGGCTTGCTGATACCCTGGCAGGAGTAATCATTCCCTTTGCGGTGGAAGGACTTGCGGTGTTTATGATGCGGCAGGCATTTCTTGCCATACCAAAGGAAATTGAGGAAGCAGCTATTATAGAAGGGTGCTCTCCCCTGATGCTCTGGTGGAGAGTGATGATGCCCATGACCCGTCCGGTACTTGCCACACTCGCTATCTTTACTTTCATCGGAACGTGGGGAGACTTCCTCTGGCCGCTGATTGTGCTGCGGGACAGTGATTCCTACACGCTGCAAATCGGGCTGAACTCCATGCTGGGTACCTTTGTAAATAATTACCGCCTTGTTGCTGCGGGCTCGGTGCTTGCGCTGATTCCTGTTATCGCGGTGTTTATGATCACGCAGAAATATTTTGAACGGGGAATACTCTCCGGGGCAGGGAAATAA
- a CDS encoding sugar ABC transporter substrate-binding protein, protein MQQAHNIYNPSMKNRLLISLLALMLSAGFSLSCSGEKSEGKVIEFWTLQLSPYFDEYFRDLITRYESEHPGVTIRHIDIPYDAAIQKLMAAASAGTPPDIINLSSDFLAKFEKFGLFADLRNHDSEDSIRSRYLENALAECVYDNKIIALPWYLNTYAMIYNKDLLRKAGFDSSDVPKTFDEFTAFIREYKNRAGKYATFWNIGRDSYLPMMLGSEDIPMTDSQMTKALFNKPESSEKIAEWVDLVKGKYLSRDCVIRPGSAIIEPYQSGQVAMVFTGPVFLRQVKENAPGIYAETGIAPPVTGRTGKHELAAMALSVLSSSAHKQESYEFVRYILNAENQLRFAKMAPVFPSHNDALKDRYFTETDGSLETTARVMGAEYLPSATRLRSYLRHPRFDQLRNFFDEAIQNAVLTRISTQDALDKAAKSWNAVLDEN, encoded by the coding sequence ATGCAACAGGCACACAATATATATAATCCGTCAATGAAAAACAGACTGCTCATTTCTCTGCTGGCGCTCATGCTGAGCGCGGGGTTTTCCCTTTCCTGCAGCGGAGAGAAAAGTGAAGGTAAGGTAATTGAGTTCTGGACTTTGCAGCTCAGCCCGTACTTTGATGAGTACTTCCGCGATCTGATTACCCGTTATGAATCGGAACATCCGGGGGTAACAATACGCCATATAGATATTCCCTACGATGCAGCGATACAAAAACTGATGGCAGCCGCTTCAGCAGGAACTCCTCCTGATATTATCAATCTTTCATCCGATTTTCTTGCAAAGTTTGAGAAATTCGGGCTTTTTGCTGATTTGCGAAATCATGACAGCGAAGACTCCATCCGCAGCCGCTATCTTGAAAATGCTCTGGCTGAGTGTGTTTATGACAATAAAATCATTGCTCTCCCCTGGTACCTGAACACCTACGCAATGATATATAACAAAGACCTGCTCAGAAAAGCAGGATTCGATAGCAGTGATGTCCCAAAAACATTTGATGAGTTTACTGCATTTATACGGGAGTATAAAAACCGCGCGGGCAAGTATGCAACATTCTGGAATATCGGCAGAGACAGTTATCTCCCCATGATGCTCGGCTCGGAGGATATACCGATGACAGACAGCCAAATGACAAAAGCTCTTTTTAATAAGCCGGAATCATCAGAAAAAATTGCAGAGTGGGTTGATCTGGTAAAAGGAAAATATCTTTCGCGTGATTGTGTCATCCGCCCCGGTTCAGCGATTATTGAACCGTATCAGTCGGGACAGGTCGCCATGGTATTCACCGGACCGGTGTTTTTACGGCAGGTAAAAGAAAACGCCCCCGGCATCTATGCGGAAACCGGCATTGCGCCTCCGGTTACAGGCAGAACAGGAAAGCATGAACTTGCCGCAATGGCGCTCTCGGTACTTTCCTCTTCAGCACACAAACAGGAGTCGTATGAATTTGTGCGGTATATACTGAACGCTGAAAACCAGCTCCGATTCGCCAAGATGGCGCCGGTATTCCCCTCTCACAATGACGCACTCAAAGACCGGTATTTTACTGAGACTGACGGTTCACTTGAAACCACGGCCCGGGTGATGGGGGCTGAGTATCTCCCCTCGGCGACACGGCTGCGGAGTTATCTGCGCCATCCCCGGTTTGATCAGCTCAGAAATTTCTTTGATGAGGCAATTCAGAATGCGGTCCTGACCCGTATATCAACACAGGATGCTCTTGATAAGGCAGCAAAAAGCTGGAACGCGGTGCTCGATGAGAACTAA
- a CDS encoding J domain-containing protein — MAKQGDIQARLRTADALLEQDRYQESYFVFDEVTSALMKALDESSSARKLSKGAGWVAALLTGGFGAEDFIVIPMVNKMLMKFLGIDLDDTLRMLFTASTRKLFICGLDRSIAGSVSQQRVLLDFLIAYRLIGDQSDKGFLDNLMTLINPFAEDSGITGRETQLDINDLLAQLFPEVQRRHEQVYYLNGLLFLYLTDRNLTSNRLYQALLMAQQGRQYSYRGAGGRIYNSPAEEEAEKARYYGEVFNLQGKVTKDDIRKRYRELMKTYHPDRMAHANESEKKAAEEKVKKINEAYEYFKKKYGI, encoded by the coding sequence ATGGCTAAACAGGGAGATATACAGGCTCGGCTCAGAACAGCAGACGCATTGCTCGAACAGGACCGGTATCAGGAATCGTATTTTGTATTTGATGAGGTGACTTCAGCACTGATGAAAGCGCTGGATGAGAGTTCATCCGCCCGGAAACTTTCCAAGGGAGCCGGCTGGGTTGCGGCGCTGCTCACGGGGGGATTCGGCGCAGAAGATTTTATTGTTATTCCAATGGTCAATAAAATGCTGATGAAGTTCCTCGGCATTGATCTTGATGATACTCTGCGTATGCTGTTTACTGCTTCGACCAGAAAGCTTTTCATCTGCGGACTTGACCGCTCGATTGCAGGATCAGTTTCCCAGCAAAGAGTGCTGCTGGATTTTCTTATTGCCTACCGGCTGATCGGGGATCAGAGCGACAAGGGATTTCTGGACAATCTGATGACGCTGATCAATCCTTTCGCGGAAGATTCGGGAATCACCGGCAGGGAAACACAATTGGACATCAATGATCTGCTCGCGCAGCTTTTTCCTGAAGTGCAGCGGAGGCATGAGCAGGTGTATTATCTGAATGGTTTGTTATTCCTGTATCTCACTGACAGGAATCTGACCTCTAACCGGTTATATCAGGCACTCCTGATGGCTCAGCAGGGGCGGCAGTATTCTTACCGGGGAGCCGGCGGCCGTATATATAACTCCCCTGCTGAAGAAGAAGCAGAGAAGGCCCGGTACTACGGAGAAGTATTCAATTTACAAGGGAAAGTCACCAAGGATGATATACGCAAACGTTACCGCGAGCTCATGAAAACGTACCATCCTGACCGGATGGCTCATGCCAACGAATCCGAAAAGAAAGCCGCTGAGGAGAAGGTAAAAAAGATCAATGAGGCGTATGAATATTTTAAGAAGAAGTATGGGATATAA